One genomic window of Oceanispirochaeta sp. includes the following:
- the dnaK gene encoding molecular chaperone DnaK, with the protein MGRIIGIDLGTTNSCVAVMEGGEPVVIQNEEGQRTTPSMVAFTDKDERLVGQPAKNQMVTNPENTIYSIKRFMGRHYDEVTEELHMISYNVTKGPNGDVRVDVNGKHQSPPEISAAILQKMKKTAEDYLGETVTEAVITVPAYFNDAQRQATKDAGRIAGLDVKRIVNEPTAAALSYGFGKENKEQKIAVYDLGGGTFDISILDMAEGVFEVRSTNGDTHLGGDNFDKKIIEWLVNSFKSDQGVDLSKDKMALQRLREGAEKAKKELSSSQATDINLPFITADASGPKHLQYSLTRAKFDQMTVELVQRTKIPCQKALKDAGYTASDIDEVILVGGSTRIPAVQAIVKELFQQEPHKGVNPDEVVAMGASIQGGVLGGDVNDILLLDVTPLSMGIETLGGVSTRLIERNTTIPTKKSQVFSTAADNQNAVSIHVLQGEREMASANRTLGKFDLVGIPPAPRGVPQIEVTFDIDANGIVHVSAKDLGTGKEQKIRIESSSGLSEAEIDKMVKDAELNAEADKVIKEKAEVMNEADNLLYSTEKSLKDFGDKVTEDDKTKIEASIESLKEAIKTDNIDTIKAKVEELKQASYKLAEEMYKSQAGDQGQAGPDMGGAASGADPSEPKKAETDAEDADYEVVDEDK; encoded by the coding sequence ATGGGACGAATTATTGGAATTGACCTTGGTACAACAAACTCTTGTGTGGCAGTCATGGAAGGGGGCGAACCTGTTGTTATTCAGAATGAAGAAGGTCAAAGAACGACTCCTTCAATGGTAGCTTTTACAGATAAAGATGAGCGCCTCGTAGGGCAGCCTGCCAAAAACCAAATGGTTACCAACCCCGAGAACACCATCTATTCAATTAAAAGATTTATGGGACGGCATTACGATGAAGTGACAGAAGAACTTCATATGATTTCCTATAATGTTACAAAAGGTCCAAACGGAGATGTCCGGGTCGATGTGAACGGCAAGCATCAGTCTCCTCCCGAGATTTCTGCGGCTATTCTTCAAAAAATGAAGAAAACAGCTGAAGATTATCTGGGTGAAACCGTGACTGAAGCTGTCATCACGGTTCCTGCATACTTCAATGATGCACAGAGACAGGCAACCAAAGATGCAGGCAGAATTGCCGGTCTGGATGTAAAGCGTATTGTGAATGAGCCTACTGCCGCGGCATTATCCTATGGTTTCGGGAAAGAAAACAAAGAACAGAAGATTGCAGTCTATGACCTGGGGGGAGGAACATTCGATATCTCTATCCTGGACATGGCCGAAGGTGTATTCGAAGTTCGTTCCACCAATGGTGATACTCACCTGGGTGGTGATAACTTTGACAAGAAAATCATTGAGTGGCTTGTGAATAGCTTTAAGTCTGATCAAGGTGTGGATCTGTCCAAGGACAAGATGGCCCTTCAGAGACTGAGAGAAGGTGCGGAAAAAGCCAAGAAAGAACTCTCCTCCTCACAGGCCACCGATATTAACCTGCCCTTTATCACTGCTGATGCATCGGGTCCGAAGCACTTACAGTATAGTCTGACTAGAGCCAAGTTTGATCAGATGACCGTCGAGCTTGTTCAAAGAACCAAGATTCCCTGCCAGAAGGCTCTTAAGGATGCGGGATATACTGCATCCGATATTGATGAAGTCATTCTCGTCGGTGGTTCCACTAGAATCCCTGCGGTTCAGGCCATTGTCAAGGAACTCTTTCAGCAGGAACCTCATAAGGGAGTCAATCCGGATGAAGTCGTTGCCATGGGCGCGTCTATTCAGGGTGGAGTTCTCGGTGGAGATGTGAATGACATCCTTCTGTTGGATGTTACTCCCCTGTCTATGGGTATCGAAACCCTTGGCGGTGTCTCTACAAGGCTGATTGAGCGCAATACAACAATCCCGACAAAGAAAAGTCAGGTATTTTCTACGGCTGCGGACAACCAGAATGCTGTTTCCATTCATGTTCTCCAGGGTGAGAGAGAGATGGCCAGTGCCAACAGAACCCTTGGAAAGTTTGACCTGGTCGGCATTCCTCCGGCACCCCGGGGAGTTCCACAGATTGAGGTTACCTTTGACATTGATGCCAATGGTATCGTCCACGTGTCTGCAAAGGATCTGGGAACAGGGAAAGAACAGAAGATCAGAATTGAGTCTTCCTCCGGTTTGAGCGAAGCCGAAATTGACAAGATGGTCAAAGATGCCGAATTAAATGCTGAAGCCGATAAAGTCATCAAAGAGAAGGCTGAAGTCATGAATGAAGCTGACAATCTGCTCTACTCTACCGAGAAATCTTTGAAAGACTTTGGTGATAAAGTGACAGAAGATGACAAGACCAAGATTGAGGCGTCCATTGAGTCATTGAAAGAAGCAATAAAAACAGATAACATTGATACCATTAAAGCCAAAGTGGAAGAGCTGAAACAGGCTTCATATAAACTGGCTGAGGAAATGTACAAGTCTCAGGCAGGTGATCAGGGGCAAGCAGGTCCGGACATGGGCGGTGCCGCTTCTGGAGCAGACCCTTCAGAACCCAAAAAGGCTGAAACAGATGC